The sequence below is a genomic window from Candidatus Binatia bacterium.
AGCGTGCAGATGCCGTAGATGCTCTTTTGGTGGAGGGAGCCGGCGGATTATTGGTACCTCTGGCCGGAGACATTGATTGCGTCACTCTCGCTGGGTGGCTCGGCGCCCGCTTGATCGTGGTGGTGGGCGTTCGGCTGGGAGGCCTCAACCACGCCCTGCTTACCTTGCAGGCGGCCCGTGCTCGGGATTGTCCGGTCGAGGGCGTCGTCCTGAACCACCTGCAAGAAACACCTGATTCGGCGACAGTGACATTCCGCGAATCTTTCGCCACACTTGATCCTGCGCCTATACTGGCAGAGATTCCCTTCGCCGATGATGGCATTGAACTCCTGGAAAGGTACCTCAAATGATTCTTCTCGACCCTCGTAAATTGAACAAGAAATACGAAGATCCTCGATCGACCGAGGTCATGGAAAAAACGATCGATTTTTTCGAGAACAAAGGGAAGAAGAACCTGCTGAAGGACTACTACGGCCAAGGTTGGTATGATGATTTCATCACCTACGCCGGCAAGGAAGGCCTTTTTGCGACCATCAGCACGCCCAAGGGCTATGGTGCCGACGACTCTCGTTGGGACACTTGGCGCATCTGTGAGTTCGCCGAGATCCTGGGCTTCTATGGCCTTCAGTATTGGTACGTCTGGCAGGTCTCCGTTCTGGGCCTCGGTCCTATCTGGATGAGCGATAACGAGGAAGTCAAAGAGAAGACAGCGCGCTATCTCGAAGAAGGGGGGATCTTCGCCTTCGGTCTTTCCGAGAAAACGCATGGTGCGGACATCTACTCTACCGAAATGGCCCTCGAGATCGTGGACGAGGGACGCTACGTCGCCAACGGGCGGAAATACTATATCGGCAACGGCAACAAGGCTTCGATCGTTTCCACCTTCGGTCGACTCGGCGAGGACTATGTCTTTTTCGCAGCGGATCCGAAGCACGAAAATTACGAACTGGTCAAGAATGTCGTTGCCAGTCAGAACTATGTTTCTGAGTTTGCGCTGAACGATTACCCGGTGACCGAAGCGGATATTCTGCACAAGGGGCAGGACGCTTGGGATGCAGCCTTGAACACCGTGAATATCGGCAAGTTCAATCTGGGCTGGGCCTCCATCGGTATTTGCACCCACGCCTTCTACGAAGCGATCCAGCACTCAGCGAATCGGATCCTCTACGGGATGCCGGTGACGGATATGCCTCATGTCCGCAAGATGTTTGTGGATGGGTGGGTGCGCCTGATCTCGATGAAGCTTTTTGCATTGCGTGCGTCGGATTATCTCCGGGCGGCCTCACCCGAGGACCGCCGCTACCTTCTCTTTAATCCGATGACCAAAATGAAAGTGACCACCCAGGGTGAGGAGGTTGTGGACCTTGTCTGGGACGCAATTGCCGCCAAGGGATTTGAGCGAGACCAATATTTCTCGCAGGCAGCGATCGATATTCGAGCGCTTCCGAAGCTTGAAGGTACCGTGCATGTGAATATCGCCTTGTTGGTGAAGTTCATGCCCAATTACTTCTTCAATCCGGGCGAATTCCCCGAGGTTCCGCAGCAGAACGCGGCGGTGAACGACGATTTCCTCTTCGAGCAGGGCCCGACTCGGGGCCTCAGCGGCATTCAGTTCCACGACTATAATGAGGCGTTCGAACTTTTCGATACCCCGAACGTGCAGCTGTTCCGGCGCAAGATCGAAGTCTTCAAGGGAATGCTGCAGGATTGTCCGCCGACCAAAGAGCAAAGTCGCGATGTCGATTACCTTCTCGCTGGTGGCCAGATCTTTGCGCTGATTGTCTATGGCCAGTTGATCCTGGAAAACGCCAAGATCCACGGCCTCGGCGACGATCTCGTGGACGAAATGTTTGACGTATTCTGTCGCGACTTCTCTCGCTACGCGCTCGAACTACACGACAAGCCCGGAACCAACGATGACCAGATGGCGCGATGTCTTCAGATGCTGGAGAAACCGAAAGCCAACGATGCCCGCTACCAACGTGTCTGGGAAGAACACGTCCATCCCCTGAAGGATGGCTACGTCATGTCTGACTGACCGGGGAGGGGTTCACGGCGCGTAGGTCGGAGCCCGTGGGGCTTTGGAATACGCGCAAGCCGAACTCGGGTGCTGCGGCCAGCAGGTGATCGAAGATATCAGCTTGAATATCCTCGTATTGGGCCCAACGGTTGTCGTTCGTGAATACGTAGAGCTCGATGGGCAAGCCGGCGGCCGTCGGCTCGAGGTGTCGGACAAGGAACGTGAAGCCTAATTGGTGAATTTTGGGGTGAGCGTGGAGATAGGCTGCGCAGTACGCTCGAAAAACACCCACATTGGTTTGTCGACGGAAGTTGATCTCGGCACGGTCCTTGGTCGCACATTCGGAGTTCCATGTTTCGATCTCGGAGATTTTCTTGTCGAGGTAATCGCCCAAAAGAGAAAAGCGACGAAAATTCTCGAGCATTTCAGTGTCCACAAATCGAATCGAACTCATGTCGACATGAATCGACCGCTTGATGCGCCGACCGCCGGAATCGACCATGCCACGCCAGTTGACGACTGTTTTGGAAATCAGGTCGTAGGCAGGCACGTGTACCGTTGTTCGATCGAAATTCTGTACACGCACGGTCGTCAGCGTAATGCTGGTGACGTCACCATTGACCGGAGTTCCGTTGATTTCGATCCAATCGCCGACGCGCACCATATCATTCAGCGCGAGAACAATACCGGCGACCAGACCCAGGATCGTGTCCCGAAAGATCAAAACGACGACTGCGGTCAGGGCACCGAGACCGGACAGGAAGAAGATCGGGGTTCGGTTGAAGATGACGCTCAGGGCGCAAAGGATCGCGATCAGGGCGAGGAAGAGCTTGGAGGCTTGCTCGATGGTGTTCAGCGGCAGCGAGTTCATCTCGGGACGAAGCTGGAGCAGTCCCAGCACAAGTCCGACGATGGCATTGCAGAGTGTAAGCAGGATCCAGATGCCGTAGAGTTCGATGATCAGAAGAAGCGCGCCGTCGAAGCCGAGGACTTCCATGATCGGCATGGCGCCTGCCAGCAGCGCCAGAGGGGCGATATGGGCGAGGCGGTCAAGAACCTTCTCTTCCTGAAAGACGCGAGCCCAGTCTTTGCTCCATCGGCTGAGCAGCTTGACGAGAACGAGCGGGATGATCCGCGCGGTCAGCCGAAAGACGAGATTCGCGAGAACCGCGAGAGCAATCAGGCTGACAAGTGCCGATATGAATGCCGGCCATGGATCCGGAATGCCCAATGAGCCAAGCCAATCCGCAAAACTGGCATACGCCTGCGCAACATATTGCGAGCCTCCGGCTGACTGGAGCCGAGCGACGGTTGCCTGCTGGAACCCCGTGAAAGCTGCGGTGGGGCTGGGCAAGGGCGAAGGGGTCGGGGTCAATGCGATGGTGGCGATCGGCGACGCGACGGGTGCCAGGTTTGCGGCTTCGACCGCAGCGACCGCGGGCGCACTCATTTCATTGGGCATGAGAGCTTGTACAACGCCCGCCAGCCCGGGTCGAGTTCTCTCGGCCGGGCGGTTTGGCTCAGTCCGGATTTCGGATGCCCAGGACCTCCCTGAAGAATTTCAATTCGGCGCCGAGAACGGCACTGATCGATTCGGCGCGCCGAAAGCCATGGCCCTCGCCGGCCAAAGGCATATATTCGACGCGAATCCCCTTCGCCTTGAGTGCGGCGACCATTTCCTCGGCCTGATTGGGTGGGACGACCTTGTCCTCCAGGCCCTGAAAGAAGATTACCGGACAACCGAGTCGGTTGGTATGCGCGATAGGGGACCGTTCCCGGTAGACGGCCTCGCCCGCAGGCCAGGGTGCTACCAGCGAGTCCGTATACCTTGACTCGAATTTATGCGTGTCGCGCGCGAGTGCCGCCAGATCGCCGATGCCGTAATGGCTGGCACCGCAGGCGAAAGTCTCGGTGAAGGTGAGCGCGGCCAAAGTTGTATAGCCGCCGGCACTGCCGCCACTGATGGTCAGCCGGGAGGGATCGACCGATCCTCTTGCGGCGAGGAATTTGGCGGCGCTCTCGCAATCGTCGACATCATGGATGCCCCAATTTCCCTTCAGAGCATCCCTGTATGCACGCCCGTACCCGGTGCTTCCGCGATAATTGACATCGACGACGGCGAAACCTCGGGTCGTCCAGAATTGGATTCGGGGGTCGAAGTCGGGCCGCGCGGCTCCCGTCGGCCCGCCGTGCGATTTGACGCGAAGGGGAGGGAGTTCGCCGGGGGGCGCTTCGAAATCAGGGTTGCGGGGCGGATAGTAAAAAGCGAAGGCCACCTCGCCATCGCCGGTCGGGATCTCTACAGGTTCCGGGATCGAAACGAATTCAGGGTCGAGGATACGTGCGCCGGACTCGCGCAGGATTTCGATGCTTCCGTCTCCAAGATCGAGTTGTGCGAGAGCTGAGGGACCGCTGCTGCGACTTCCAATGAAGCTGGCGCGTCCTTCGCACACCCGAAGCCCGTCGAAGCCGCTGAATTCGGTCGTCAGAACTTGAAGCTCGCCGCTGGCGATCTGCAGTCGCGCGAGGTTCCAAAAACCATCCCTGCCAAAGGTGCAAATGATTTCCTCCGTACCGACGAAGGCATAGGTGCGCATTCCGAATACCCACTGCGGCAGTCCGAATTCGGCGTCCATCGCGCAGAGATTGCGCGGCCCGGACGGCTCCATTCGGTAGAGATTCCACCAGCCGGAGGCGTCGGAAACAAAATGAAGGATACCGTCGGGCGACCATTCTGGCTGAAATACCGATTGATTCGACCCACCCATGATTTGCTCGGGCTCGCCCGGGTGGCCGTCGGCGTCGAGGGTGACTTGCCAGAGCTCGGAATCATCCCAGGGCATATTGGGGTGATCCCACGCAATCCATGCCAGATTGCGGCCATCGGGCGAGATTCGCGGTGCCGCAACGAAGTCGCGTCCGGTGACGATCGGCACGATCTCGCTGCCATCGAGAGCAATCCGGACGATCTCGTTGGCGGGCTCGCCCTCGCGGGTATGGTCTTCCCGGACACAGAAAAGAAAGCGGTCGTCCGGCGAGAGGCTGATATCCGTCCAGGAAAATCGGCCTTCGGGTGTCAGGGGTACGCGCCCCTCGCCGTTCAGGTCCATCGTGTAGAGGCGTCGATCGCGATCCGACGAGTAGACGATTCGATGCTCGCTCGCCGCCAGCGCCCCGCCGCCATATTCATGGACCCTTGTGCGGACACTTCCGTCCGGTGCCAGCAGGTCCTGAACGAGTCCCTCTGACGAGCGGGCGAGGAGAGCGACGCGCCCCCCTTCGGTCGGTCGAGACTCGGTCCATAGAAGGGATTTCCGCAGCGGGTGAGGTGCGCCCAAGCCTACCTGATCGGCAAGCATGGCCTGCGATGAAAGAGGAGAGGTCCAGGCCCCGAAGGGAGCGATTTTTTTTGTTGGAGTCGTCATCGGATGACTTGGGTGGTACCTCCTGATCGATGGCAACGCACGAACTTGCCGGCAAGCCGGCTCCCCCTGAAATTCTGACCAATATACCTCGGCTCGTCACGGCCTATTTTACCCGGCGCCCCGATCCCGAGAATCCTGCCGAACAAGTGGTTTTCGGCACCTCGGGTCACCGAGGTTCAGCGCTGCACGGTGCTTTCAACGAGGACCATGTGCTCGCCATCACGCAGGCTCTCTGCGAGGTCCGAGCGGCCGACGGGGTCGATGGCCCACTCTTTGTCGGAATTGATACGCACGGGTTGTCCGAGCCGGCGCTCGTGACAACGGTCGAGGTTCTGGCCGGCAATGGTGTTTCGGTTGTCCTTGAGGAGGGACTGGGGGCCACACCGACACCCGTGATCTCACATGCCATTCTCTGCTGGAATCGTGGTCGGAGCGGCGGGTTTGCCGACGGAGTGGTTATCACGCCGTCGCATAACCCGCCTGAGGATGGAGGGTTCAAATACAACCCTCCGAACGGAGGGCCTGCGCCCAGCTCCGTTACGAGTCGGATTCAGGATCGCGCCAACGAGATTTTGTCGCAAGATCTCGCCGGGGTGCGACGTCTGCCCTGGAAGCAGGCCATGGCCTCGAGCGATGTCTGCGAGCGTGACCTGACCGGACCCTATATTGAGGACTTGCCGAGCATTCTGAATATGGAGGCAATCCGGGGCGCGGGTCTTCATCTGGGCGTGCACCCTCTCGGCGGTGCCGCGCTGGATACCTGGACCCGTCTTGCTGATCGCTTTGATTTGAATATCGAGATTGTGGATCGCCGGATCGATCCTAGTTTCTCGATGATGACGGTGGATCGTGACGGTAAAATTCGGATGGACTGCTCGTCCCCCTGGGCGATGGCGAGCCTGGTCGAGTTGCGGGATCGATTTGATATTGCGTTCGGCAATGATGGCGATGCGGATCGCCATGGGGTCGTTACCCGCGGATCTGGCCTGCTCGCACCGAACCCCTACCTCTCGGTCGCGATTCAATATTTATGCGAGACACGCACGGCTTGGTCGAAGGATGCCCGAATCGGCAAGACTCTGGTCTCGAGCAGCATGATTGATCGCGTAGCGGGATTGGTTGGTCGCTCGGTCGCCGAGGTCCCCGTCGGCTTCAAATGGTTTGTCGACGGATTGCTTTCTGGCGCGTATGCGTTTGGCGGGGAGGAGAGCGCAGGGGCCTCTTTCTTGCGTCTCGATGGAACCACCTGGACCACCGACAAGGATGGACCGCTTTTATGCCTGCTCGCGGCAGAAATCCTTGCCACCACAGGGCGCGACCCGGCCGAGCATTATGCCGCGCTGGAAGAGAGGTTCGGTAGCCCGGTCTACGATCGAATCAGCGCACCAGCTTCACCTGAGCTGAAAGCAGCCTTCAAATACCTCGACGCGGGCAGCGTCGTGCGGGACGAATTGGCGGGCGAGAAAATCGAGGCAAAGCTGACGGAGGCTCCGGCGAACGGCGCCTCCATCGGTGGCCTCAAGGTCGCGACCGAAAACGGTTGGTTTGCTGCTCGGCCATCCGGAACCGAGGCGATTTATAAAATCTATGCGGAGAGTTTCCGCGGGGCCGACCATCTCCAGCAGATTCAGCAGGATGCGCAGGAAATTGTGGATGCTGCGCTGGCGAGTTCCCTGAAGTAGATCGCCCGGCCGGGTGCGTCGCGCACCTCTCGACGCGAGCGATCAGGCGGCGGGTGCGTACCAGATGGGGGAGGTCCAGGCGCGTTCCTGCTGGACCTGGGCGACACTTCCGTCATCGCAAGCGGGTGGTCGCTGGCTGCCGGAGAGTTTCAGGCATTCCCACGCGGAGTAGCGGCAGCTGGGATTTTCCAGAATCCGGGCATAATAGACAGCCTCGATGGCCGGATCGAAATCGGGGTCTTGCCACACGGCACAGAGGCTTTCATGACCAGACCCTCGAGGCTGGCAAGTCTTGGGGTCGATATCTGCGTCGTTGGCGCCGCCAGCGATGTCGAAGATGGCTTGATGCGTTCGTCCCTCGGCATCCGCCCATCCTTTGATGATCTGAATTCTCTGCAGTAGCCCACCGGCGGAGTCTTCGGTTCCCGGATCGCGGAGTGCGGTGAGGAGAAACATTGGAGTCTTTCCCTCGGGCGGTTTTGAGAGTTCCGAACCCATCGGCACACCTGTTGCGTAGGCCCTCGAAATCATCCGCGGGTCGTCGCAGAGAGTTGAAGGAAACTCCCAGCCGGCAAAGAACCGCGGGCGGATGCGTGGGCCACTCGTGCCAAAAACTTCTCTCCGCCGCATCGAATCGAAAAGCGAGTCTCGCGAATTTTCTTCAGCCCAGATCCCGATCAGACCGCCGGGGTTGTTTGAGGTGTTGCCATCTTCGGTGTTGAGCGCTGCGCGTTGGGTAGCAGAGGCATCGGCTGAGCCAAGATGTCCGGCAAAGCTTTTCTCCTCGACAGAACCCGGCATTGCGTTGTGCGTGTCCGTGCTGGCCATGAATCCGAATTGAAAGGGGTTCAAGCCGAGCCGTCGTTTTTCCTTCAGCCCCTCTGTCAAGGCATACCGTGCATAGCTCAGTTTCGAGATGCAATCGGGGCCCAAGTGGGGCACCCAATCCGCGAACGACCCCTCGTAACATTCACTGGGTGCCCCCCAGCGCTTCAGCGGCAGGTCCTCGAACTTCTCAAACCCACAGAACTCATCTGGTCCGCCAAGGACAGAGGAGATTCCGTTGCGGCATTCCGAGTCGCCCTTATGTTGCATGACCTCGATAATCCGCTCGAGGCGCATCCGCAGCCGTACGCGCTCCCGTTGTTCCTCGCGGGAATTGGTGTCGGGATAGTCGACGGCGAACATACGCCCGTTACTGAGGTTGGAATTATGTGGGATCGCAAGAACGTCGCAATCCCCTTCCGCGTCCAGGCACTCGGAGCGGAGACGTTCCCAGAGTTCCCATTCACGTGTGACCTCCAGATAGCTGAGGGGATGTTCGGGCACATTGGCGTTTCGAAAAATGATATTCCGATGAAAATTCGAGCCCAGCCGATGCGAACTCCATTCGTATGCGGGGAACGTGACATGAGCGCATGAGGAGCTGGTGTCATTCCAGGCTTCGGCGATCGAGACGGTATCAGCCCAGGTCGAACGTGAGGCAGTGATGCAATCCTGATCCTTGTCGCCACAGAGCTCGCTGTCTCGCCAGACGATGGGGCTCATGATCCGCAAAAGCAGCTGCGGATGCCGGCCGCCAGAGTTGATGATTTCGCAGAAAGAGGAATTCTTTTTGGGGTGGTCCGGATCGACGCATATCGCACTTTCGCCCAAGAATTCCGCATGATCTGTGACCGCTGCGAAGTCGAGAAGGCGATCGATTTTTACCCCGCGTGTGCCTCGTCCCTCCCGGTCGAGCGGCGGTATGTGAATGGTTTCCCCAAACGCGTACCGATAGGCGTCGTCGGGACCCAGCCGTACATCGAAGCCGAAGGCATCACTTGATAACGCTGTATGGACGTGGAGATCGCCAAAAAAAGCTTGCCTCAGGGGCGTATGATGAGCACACCGGGAGTCGCCATGGGCGGTTCCCGAGATACCGATGAAAAAGATCAGGAGGCAAATTGTCTTCAAGCGATCTCCTCGGAGAAAAGGAGGCCCCCTTCCTTGCGGATCCGACATCCGCGTAGAGCTCGTTCGAGCTCCAGGAAATTCCGATGCCCGGGGAAATCTTTCAGCATGGTTTCGATAGAGATCCTGGCGGCGGGTGTGGCCACGCAGGCTTCGAGAACCGGCAGAAGTCGCTGCAGCATCCAGGATTGATAGGGAATAACCATTCTCTCTCCTGCGACGCCTCCCAGTTCGAAATCGTGAGTGAGGGCTCCCGAGCCGGTCTGGAATTTTTCGAATCCGGGCGTGACCGTAAAACTCTTCCCCGGTAATTCCTCGCCCGGGCGATGATCGTCGCTGGCTATAAACGAGGTGAGCGTTCGCAGGCTGCACTCCAGTGTGGGCCACATCTCTTCAAAAAATATTCCGAGCAGGGGTAGCAGCGTCTCGGGGACCTGATCGTCGGGCAGGATGAGACCCTCGTCGGAGGTCGCGGGCTCAGCCTGCAGTTCTCCATCCTCGCCCAGACGATAGATTTTTTGGTCGTAGGTTCGTGCACTGAGCGCATTGGTATGATTGGTGCGGTCGACCCAATCCGCGATGAAGGGGAAATGAGTCCGCAGGAAATAGCCCGGGACGGGATCCCGATACAGATGCGGATAGAGCGGTGCCATCAGCGCGAAATCCGCCAGAGTTGGCTGTCCGCCGAGGCAGAAATCATGTTCTGCGAAATGGTTGTCGAGAACCTCCAGGATGCGCACCATACTCAAATCCCAAGCGCCTTCGGTCTGGGGTGTCACGCCGAGCGCTTGAGCTCCGGCGTAGGTGCCTATGGGCCTGGTGCGCGCATGG
It includes:
- the bioD gene encoding dethiobiotin synthase, producing the protein MKGIFLVTGTDTGCGKTHVSCALLNAWRRQGYSVAARKPVESGCAADGENLVPSDAVALRIAAGATESLETVCALRLEEALAPGIAAARAGTTLDLEEIAASYRKRADAVDALLVEGAGGLLVPLAGDIDCVTLAGWLGARLIVVVGVRLGGLNHALLTLQAARARDCPVEGVVLNHLQETPDSATVTFRESFATLDPAPILAEIPFADDGIELLERYLK
- a CDS encoding acyl-CoA/acyl-ACP dehydrogenase, producing the protein MILLDPRKLNKKYEDPRSTEVMEKTIDFFENKGKKNLLKDYYGQGWYDDFITYAGKEGLFATISTPKGYGADDSRWDTWRICEFAEILGFYGLQYWYVWQVSVLGLGPIWMSDNEEVKEKTARYLEEGGIFAFGLSEKTHGADIYSTEMALEIVDEGRYVANGRKYYIGNGNKASIVSTFGRLGEDYVFFAADPKHENYELVKNVVASQNYVSEFALNDYPVTEADILHKGQDAWDAALNTVNIGKFNLGWASIGICTHAFYEAIQHSANRILYGMPVTDMPHVRKMFVDGWVRLISMKLFALRASDYLRAASPEDRRYLLFNPMTKMKVTTQGEEVVDLVWDAIAAKGFERDQYFSQAAIDIRALPKLEGTVHVNIALLVKFMPNYFFNPGEFPEVPQQNAAVNDDFLFEQGPTRGLSGIQFHDYNEAFELFDTPNVQLFRRKIEVFKGMLQDCPPTKEQSRDVDYLLAGGQIFALIVYGQLILENAKIHGLGDDLVDEMFDVFCRDFSRYALELHDKPGTNDDQMARCLQMLEKPKANDARYQRVWEEHVHPLKDGYVMSD
- a CDS encoding mechanosensitive ion channel, whose translation is MPNEMSAPAVAAVEAANLAPVASPIATIALTPTPSPLPSPTAAFTGFQQATVARLQSAGGSQYVAQAYASFADWLGSLGIPDPWPAFISALVSLIALAVLANLVFRLTARIIPLVLVKLLSRWSKDWARVFQEEKVLDRLAHIAPLALLAGAMPIMEVLGFDGALLLIIELYGIWILLTLCNAIVGLVLGLLQLRPEMNSLPLNTIEQASKLFLALIAILCALSVIFNRTPIFFLSGLGALTAVVVLIFRDTILGLVAGIVLALNDMVRVGDWIEINGTPVNGDVTSITLTTVRVQNFDRTTVHVPAYDLISKTVVNWRGMVDSGGRRIKRSIHVDMSSIRFVDTEMLENFRRFSLLGDYLDKKISEIETWNSECATKDRAEINFRRQTNVGVFRAYCAAYLHAHPKIHQLGFTFLVRHLEPTAAGLPIELYVFTNDNRWAQYEDIQADIFDHLLAAAPEFGLRVFQSPTGSDLRAVNPSPVSQT
- a CDS encoding S9 family peptidase, whose amino-acid sequence is MTTPTKKIAPFGAWTSPLSSQAMLADQVGLGAPHPLRKSLLWTESRPTEGGRVALLARSSEGLVQDLLAPDGSVRTRVHEYGGGALAASEHRIVYSSDRDRRLYTMDLNGEGRVPLTPEGRFSWTDISLSPDDRFLFCVREDHTREGEPANEIVRIALDGSEIVPIVTGRDFVAAPRISPDGRNLAWIAWDHPNMPWDDSELWQVTLDADGHPGEPEQIMGGSNQSVFQPEWSPDGILHFVSDASGWWNLYRMEPSGPRNLCAMDAEFGLPQWVFGMRTYAFVGTEEIICTFGRDGFWNLARLQIASGELQVLTTEFSGFDGLRVCEGRASFIGSRSSGPSALAQLDLGDGSIEILRESGARILDPEFVSIPEPVEIPTGDGEVAFAFYYPPRNPDFEAPPGELPPLRVKSHGGPTGAARPDFDPRIQFWTTRGFAVVDVNYRGSTGYGRAYRDALKGNWGIHDVDDCESAAKFLAARGSVDPSRLTISGGSAGGYTTLAALTFTETFACGASHYGIGDLAALARDTHKFESRYTDSLVAPWPAGEAVYRERSPIAHTNRLGCPVIFFQGLEDKVVPPNQAEEMVAALKAKGIRVEYMPLAGEGHGFRRAESISAVLGAELKFFREVLGIRNPD
- the pgm gene encoding phosphoglucomutase (alpha-D-glucose-1,6-bisphosphate-dependent), with amino-acid sequence MATHELAGKPAPPEILTNIPRLVTAYFTRRPDPENPAEQVVFGTSGHRGSALHGAFNEDHVLAITQALCEVRAADGVDGPLFVGIDTHGLSEPALVTTVEVLAGNGVSVVLEEGLGATPTPVISHAILCWNRGRSGGFADGVVITPSHNPPEDGGFKYNPPNGGPAPSSVTSRIQDRANEILSQDLAGVRRLPWKQAMASSDVCERDLTGPYIEDLPSILNMEAIRGAGLHLGVHPLGGAALDTWTRLADRFDLNIEIVDRRIDPSFSMMTVDRDGKIRMDCSSPWAMASLVELRDRFDIAFGNDGDADRHGVVTRGSGLLAPNPYLSVAIQYLCETRTAWSKDARIGKTLVSSSMIDRVAGLVGRSVAEVPVGFKWFVDGLLSGAYAFGGEESAGASFLRLDGTTWTTDKDGPLLCLLAAEILATTGRDPAEHYAALEERFGSPVYDRISAPASPELKAAFKYLDAGSVVRDELAGEKIEAKLTEAPANGASIGGLKVATENGWFAARPSGTEAIYKIYAESFRGADHLQQIQQDAQEIVDAALASSLK
- a CDS encoding DUF3604 domain-containing protein, whose amino-acid sequence is MKTICLLIFFIGISGTAHGDSRCAHHTPLRQAFFGDLHVHTALSSDAFGFDVRLGPDDAYRYAFGETIHIPPLDREGRGTRGVKIDRLLDFAAVTDHAEFLGESAICVDPDHPKKNSSFCEIINSGGRHPQLLLRIMSPIVWRDSELCGDKDQDCITASRSTWADTVSIAEAWNDTSSSCAHVTFPAYEWSSHRLGSNFHRNIIFRNANVPEHPLSYLEVTREWELWERLRSECLDAEGDCDVLAIPHNSNLSNGRMFAVDYPDTNSREEQRERVRLRMRLERIIEVMQHKGDSECRNGISSVLGGPDEFCGFEKFEDLPLKRWGAPSECYEGSFADWVPHLGPDCISKLSYARYALTEGLKEKRRLGLNPFQFGFMASTDTHNAMPGSVEEKSFAGHLGSADASATQRAALNTEDGNTSNNPGGLIGIWAEENSRDSLFDSMRRREVFGTSGPRIRPRFFAGWEFPSTLCDDPRMISRAYATGVPMGSELSKPPEGKTPMFLLTALRDPGTEDSAGGLLQRIQIIKGWADAEGRTHQAIFDIAGGANDADIDPKTCQPRGSGHESLCAVWQDPDFDPAIEAVYYARILENPSCRYSAWECLKLSGSQRPPACDDGSVAQVQQERAWTSPIWYAPAA
- a CDS encoding glutathione S-transferase family protein; translation: MTDGNGYRLFSWELSYFSGKVRAYMRWKERLGGLPQGFEDILATNDLLAGLLLPATGTMAVPQLQKPDGTFLQDSSEIIDEIERAHPTPAVAPDPIKSPRQCLAVWIIELLADEWMLPLGFWERWRHTLPDVSANHARYNALQWGSGDSQTKNARERLAAGENLFEVLFGLSHARTRPIGTYAGAQALGVTPQTEGAWDLSMVRILEVLDNHFAEHDFCLGGQPTLADFALMAPLYPHLYRDPVPGYFLRTHFPFIADWVDRTNHTNALSARTYDQKIYRLGEDGELQAEPATSDEGLILPDDQVPETLLPLLGIFFEEMWPTLECSLRTLTSFIASDDHRPGEELPGKSFTVTPGFEKFQTGSGALTHDFELGGVAGERMVIPYQSWMLQRLLPVLEACVATPAARISIETMLKDFPGHRNFLELERALRGCRIRKEGGLLFSEEIA